From the Ilumatobacteraceae bacterium genome, the window CAGATCGTGACGTCGCGATTCCGGTACGACGACTCGTACACGCTCGACCGGTACCTGTCGACCGGTGGTTACGAGGGGCTCCGCAAGGCGCTCGACTCGAAGCCGGAGGACGTCCACACCGAGGTCCGCAACTCGACGCTGCTCGGTCGCGGCGGCGCCGGTTTCCCGGCCGGCGTCAAGTGGGGATTCACCCCGCAGGGCGTGTGGCCGCGCTACCTCGTCGTCAACGGTGATGAGTCGGAACCCGGCACCTACAAGGACCGCCTCCTCATGGAGCTCGATCCGCACCAGCTGATCGAGGGCTGCCTGATCGCCTGCTACGCGGCCGGACTCAGCCAGTGCTTCCTCTACGTCCGTGGCGAGATGGCGCTGGCGCACGAGCGCATCGCGGCCGCACTCAACGACGCGTACGACAACGGCTACGTCGGCAAGAACATCCTCGGCACCGACTTCAGCGTCGACATCGTCCTGCACTGGGGTGCCGGCGCCTACGTGGTGGGCGAGGAGACCGCGCTGATCGAGTCGCTCGAAGGCGAGCGCGGCATGCCGCGCCTCAAGCCGCCGTTCTTCCCCGCCGCCGTCGGGCTGTACGGCAAGCCGACGATCGTCAACAACGTCGAGACGCTCGCCAACCTGCCGTTCATCGCCAAGAACGGTTCGGCCGCGTACACGGCGATCGGCACCGAGACCTCGCCGGGCACCCGCATGATCGCGGTCTCCGGACACGTCAAGCGGCCGGGCGTGTACGAGATCGTCAACGGTTCGACCACCTTCCGTGACCTGATCTACGGCGACGAGTTCGCCCAGGGCATCCGCGACGACAACGACCTCAAGGCGTTCGTCCCCGGTGGCGGTTCGGCACCGTGGTTCCTGCCCGACCAGCTCGACATCGCGTTCGAGGGCAAAGAGGCGGGCCAAGCCGGTTCGATGCTCGGTTCGGGCGCGGTGATGGTCATGGACTCGACCACCGACATCCCCGCGGCCGCCCTGACCCTCGTGAAGTTCTACGCCCATGAATCGTGCGGCAAATGTGTGCCGTGTCGCGAGGGTGGCACCTGGCTGTACCGCATCCTCGAGCGCATCGTGGCCGGCGAGGGCACCGACGCCGACCTCGCGACGATCCTCGAGGTCGGCGAGACGATCTGCCCCGGTGAGATGCCACACGCGGCGAGCGAACGCCTCGGCATCGAGGCCCGGCCGTTCCCCTACAAGATGACGACGATCTGCTTCGTGGGCCCGTCTGCGTACGTGCCGGTCCACTCGGCGATGACCCTGTTCCCCGAGGAGTTCGAGGCGCTCGTGACGAAACGTGAAGTGCGTTCGCTGATCCCGGTCACGGCCGCACCGGTCGGAGGTGGCGCATGAGCGACGAGACCAACGACGTGCGCGACGACGACGGCGACATCATCGAACCCGACACCGCTGCCGCCGACGGCACCGAGGCCGAGCACGACCCCGAGGTCCAGCCGACCGACGACGTTGCCGATGCCCCCACCGACCCCGAGCCCGAGCCCGATCCGAACCTGGTCACGATCACGCTGAACGGCCGCGAGGTGCCCACGCAGAAGGGCGAGCTGCTGATCGCGGCCGCCGAGCGGCACGGCGAGTACATCCCGCGTTTCTGCTACCACCCACGCATGAGCTCGGTCGGCATGTGCCGCCAGTGCATGGTCGAGGTCGATACCGGCCGCGGTCCGATGCTCCAACCGTCGTGCATGATCACCGTCGCTCCCGAGATGGTGGTCGAGACCGAGTCGCCCACCGCCAAGCGGGCGCAGGAGGGCATGATCGAGCTGCTGCTCGCCAACCATCCGCTCGACTGCCCGGTGTGCGACAAGGGCGGCGAATGCCCGCTCCAGGACCAGGCCTACTCGCACGGTCCCGGCGAGAGCCGCTACGTCGAGCAGAAGCGTCACTACGCGAAGCCGATCCCGATCAGCGAGAACGTGCTGCTCGACCGCGAGCGCTGCATCCTGTGCGACCGCTGCACCCGGTTCGCCGACGAGGTCGCCGGCGACAAGCTGATCCATTTCATCGACCGCGGCAACGGCACGCAGGTCAACACGTTCCCCGACGAGCCGTTCTCGTCGTACTTCTCCGGCAACACCGTGCAGATCTGCCCGGTCGGTGCCCTCACGGCGAAGCCCTACCGGTTCAAAGCTCGCCCGTGGGACCTCGAACAGGTCGAGTCCACGTGCACCACGTGCTCGGTCGGCTGTCGTATCTCGGTGCACTCCAGCCGCGACGAGCTGCTGCGTTTCCAGGGCGTCGACGTCGAGTCGGTCAACTGGGGTTGGATGTGCGACCGAGGTCGCTTCAACTTCGAAGCGATCGAGTCCGATCTGCGGATCGCGAACCCGCTCGTGCGTGGCGAGGCCGGCCTGGCCGAGACCTCGTGGAACAGCGCCATGTCGATCGCCGCCCAGCTGCTCGGCGATGCCGACCCCGGTGCGATCGGTCTCATCGGCGGGGCGCGCGGCACCAACGAAGACGCGTTCGCGTGGGCCGCGCTCGCCGATGCCATTGGCATCGAGCGTCGTGACGCCCAACTCGGCGACGGCCTGCCGGCCGAGATCCTCAGCGTGCCCCGGGCGACGATCGCCGAAGCCGCCAATGCGCCGACCGTCATCCTCGTGGGCCCCGACATCAAAGAAGAGTTGCCCGTGCTGTACCTCCGGCTGCGTGACGCGGTCGAGCAGGGGCGCACCAAGGTGATCGAGTTCTCCTCGCAGTCGACCGGCATGACGCGCTACGCCTGGAAGTCGATCCGGCACGCGCCGGGCGTCGCCCCGTCCGAGATCGCCAAGGCGCTCGCCGATCCCGCCGTCGCGGATCAGATCGCCACCGGCGACGTGGTCGTCGTCGGCGGTCGCAACAACCTCGCCGTCTCCGACGAGACCGCATTGTCGGCCGTGACCGCGGTGCTCGACGCCGTGCCCGCCGCTCGGCTCCTGCCCGCCTTGCGTCGCGGCAACGTCGTCGGTGCCCTCCAGCTGGGCCTGGCTCCTGCCACACCCGAGCACGATTCGCTCTCGACGTTGCGGGCCGCCGCCGACGGCAAGATCGACCTGCTGGTGCTGCTCGGCTCCGACCCGATCAACGACTGTCCCGATGCCGACCTCGCCCGCCGGGGTCTGGCCGGTGCCCGACGGGTGCTGTCGATCGACACGTTCCTGTCCGAGTCGACGCAGGTCGCCGACGTCGTGCTCCCCGCCGCAGCGTTCGGTGAACAGACGGGCACGACCACCAACCTCGAGGGTCGCGTCAGCCGGGTCAACCAGAAGGTCACCGCACACGGGATCTCTCGTCCCGACTGGATGATCGCCAGCGACCTGGCCCTCCATCTCGGTCACGATCTCGGATTCGGTTCGCACGACGACGTCACGACCGCGATCGCGTCGCGTGTCGCGGCCTACGCCGCCGCGACACCGGCGGCCGTCGACGCCGATCCCGAGGGCGTGCTCGCCGTCGGCTTCGATCGCGAGCTCCCCAGCGTCGCCGGACACGACGCTCCGCCGAGCGGCTACGACTATCGGCTGGTGGTCAGCCGCAAGCTCTACGATCGTGCGGTGCTCACGTCGATGTCGCCGTCGATCGCGAAGCTGCCGATCGGTGCCGGCGCCCACGTGCACCCACTCGATCTCGACCGCGTCGGCGAAGCCGAAGGTGTCGAGGTCCGACTGGTCAGCTCGAAGGGCTCCGTCGTGATGCCGCTCGTCGCCGACGACACGGTGCAGCGCGGCACGATCTGGGCCCCGTTCAACCAGGCCGGTGCCGACATCACCGAGCTGGTCGACGCCGCGGCAGCCGTCACCGACGTTCGAATCGAGCGCATCGCATGATCGTCTCGCTGCTCGCCGCCGACCCGCTGCTCGACACCGAGATGATCGGGTGTCTCCCATGATCGCCTCGCTGCTCGCCGCCGACCCGCTGCTCGACACCACCGACTGGTGGTGGCAGGTCATCGCGATCGTCGGTGCCAAGGTGCTCGTCGTCTTCGTCCTCGGGCTCGTCAGCACCATGTTCATGGTGTGGTTCGAGCGCAAGATCGTCTCGGGCATGCAGAACCGTGTCGGACCGAACAAGGCCGGCCCGTTCGGTCTGCTCCAGACACTCGCCGACGGCACCAAGTTGTTCTTCAAAGAAGACCTGCTGCCCGAGAAGGCCGACAAGTGGGTGTTCCGTCTCGCGCCGTTCCTGGCGTTCGTCCCCGCGTTCCTGGTCTGGTCGGTGATCCCGCTCGGTGGCGACTTCACCAACGGCAACGACGGCACGGTCACCTGGGGTGACTACACGACCCGGATCCAGCTGATCGACGCACCGGTCGGCATCCTGATCGTGCTGGCACTCAGCTCGATCGGCGTGTACGGCATCATGCTCGCCGGGTGGGCGTCCGGCTCGAAGTACCCGTTGCTCGGTTCGGTCCGCGCCTCGGCCCAGATGATCTCGTACGAGGCGGCGCTCGGCCTGAGCCTCGGTGCCGTGCTCCTCATGTCGGGCACGCTCACGACCTCCGGCATCGTCGGCGGCCAGGACGGCGTGTCGAACTGGAACATCGTCGCCACGGGGTTCATCCCGTTCGTGATCTTCCTGATCGCCATGACCGCCGAGCTGAACCGTCCGCCGTTCGACCTCGTCGAAGCCGAGCAAGAACTCGTCGGCGGTTTCAACACCGAGTATTCGTCGATCCGATTCGCGCTGTTCTTCCTGGCCGAGTTCATGAACGTGATCACGATGTCCGGCGTCATGGTCACCCTGTTCCTCGGCGGCCCGCAGCCGCTGAACCTCGGCAACATCGAGCTCGGCTCGATCGTCGAGGACGGCAACATCTTCGCCTGGGCCGGACCGCTGAGCGGGACGATCTGGGTCACGATCAAGGTGCTCGCGTTCCTCTACGCCTACGTCTGGTTCCGGGCGACGCTCCCGCGGTTGCGGTACGACCAGCTGATGGACTTCGGTTGGAAGCTGCTGATCCCGGTGGCGCTCGGTTGGTTCCTGGTGCTGGCGGCCCTGCAGATGGCGCGTGACGAATACGACGGCCTCGGCCCGGTGCTGCTCGCCGGCGTGATCGCGATCGTCGTGCTGTTCGTGGCCTATGCGCTGTTCAATGCAGCGCTCGTGGTGAGCAAGCGCAATCGAGAGCGCGAAGGAGCGGCGTACTGATGGGTTACCTGGACGGTTTCGCAGTCACCATTCGCCAGCACCGCCTCTTCGGCGGCAAGCAGGTCACCACCGAGTACTCGGGTGGCCGCTACGCCAAGAAGCACGGCAAGGCGAACGATCCCGACGTCGGCGACGACGAGAAGATCCCCAAGCCCGAGCGTCTGCACGGGCGCCATGTCCTCAACAAGTACGAGGACGGCATGGAGAAGTGCATCGGCTGCGAGCTGTGCGCCGGCGTGTGCCCGGCCAAGTGCATCTACGTGCGGGGTCAGGACAACGACCCGGAGAACCCGACGTCGCCGGGCGAACGCTTCGGGTTCGTCTACGAGATCAACTATCTCCGGTGCATCCACTGTGACCTGTGCGTCGAGGCGTGCCCGACCGAGGCGATCACCGAGACGAAGCTGTTCGAGTTCAGCTTCACCAACCGCCAGGACGCCATCTACACCAAGAAGGAGCTCCTCGTCGACGACGAGGGCAAGCCCAAGCACCTGCCGTGGGAAGACTGGCGCGACGGCGAGGACGAGCACACGTCCGGCTGGATGCGCGCCACGTCGCCGTCGGGCGACGCCACGTTCCGCGGCGTCGTCGGCTGGAGCAACGAGCTCGGCCACGGCGAGCGCGCCCCCGAGCCCCCGCAGCCGGAGGCCGACGCATGAGACTCGGCTGCATCCGACCCCTTCGAGACGCGATCAGCGACGGCCTGCGTGGCCGGGGAACCCGGTAATGGAACTGCTCGTCTTCATCCTTGCGTCCGCGATGGTGCTCGCCGGTGGGCTCGGCGTCGTGCTCCGCTCCAACCCCGTGCATGCGGCGCTCTCGCTCGTGCTCACGCTGTTCGGCGTCGCCGTGCACTTCGTCGCGCTCGAGGCCCACTTCCTCGCCGCCGTGCAGATCATCGTCTACGCCGGCGCGATCGTCGTGCTGTTCCTGTTCGTGATCATGCTGCTCGGCGTCGACAAGTCCGAAGACCTGTCGATCGAGCCGTTCCCGATCCAGCGCCCGGTCGCGATCGTGATCGGTGCCGCCGTCGCCGGTCTCGTCATCGCAGCGGTCGTGCGGGCTCGCGACACGATCGCCGAGACCGACACGCCGCTCGCCGCCGACGGCGACAGCAACATCCAGTTGCTCGCCCGCAACCTCTTCAGCGACCACGTGTTCGCGTTCGAGTTCACGTCGATCCTGCTGATCGTCGCGGTCGCCGGCACCGTGGTCCTGACCCGTAAGGACAAGCGGAAGGTGGAGCAATGAGCGCAGCGATGCTCGGCGCCGTCACGCCGACCACGACGTACTACCTGATCCTGTCGGCGCTCCTGTTCGGCATCGGCGCCGCCGGTCTGATGATCCGCCGCAACCCGCTGATCATGTTCATGTGCATCGAGCTGATGCTCAACGCGGTCAACCTGTCGTTCGTCGCCCTCGCGGTCCGCTTCGGCAACATCGACGGCCAGACCGCGGTGTTCTTCGTGATGGTCGTCGCCGCCGCCGAGGTGGTGGTCGGACTCGGGCTGATCATCTCGCTCCTCAAGCGCCGTCCGGGTGCGAACGCCGACGACCTGGCAGAGCTCCGAGGATGAGTAGGAACGTATAACGCATGCTCGACGTCATCTGGTTGATTCCAGCGTTCCCGCTCGCCGGGTTCTTGCTCATCTTGCTGTTCGGTCGCCGCCTCGGCGAGCCGCGCAGCGGCTATCTCGCAGCGACGATGGTGCTGCTGTCGTTCGTCGTGTCGGTCGGTGCCTACTTCGACCTGCTGTCGATGAGCGAAGAGGAGCGCTCGCACGTCGAGTCGCTGTTCTCCTGGGTGCCGGTCGACTCGCTGCAGATCGACATGGCGTTCCTCGCCGACCCGTTGTCGATCACGATGTGTCTCTTCGTCACCGGTATCGGCTTCCTGATCCACCTCTTCGCGATCGGGTACATGCACGGCGATCCGAAGTTCTCGAAGTTCTTCCTCTACCTCAACCTCTTCGTGCTCTCGATGACGTTGCTGGTCCTCGGCGAGAACCTGCTCGTCACCTTCCTCGGCTGGGAGGGCGTCGGCACGTGCTCGTACCTGCTGATCTCGTTCTGGCACACCAAGGACGCCAACGCCTCCGCCGGCAAGAAGGCCTTCGTCACCAACCGCATCGGTGACTGGGGCTTCATGTTGGCGATGTTCCTCGGGTTCCAGGCCATCGGCTCGGTCAGCTACCTCAACCTGAACCTCGCCGCCGAGTCGGGTGCGATCGGGCAGAGCACGGCGACCGGTATCTCGATGCTGCTGTTCGTCGGAGCCGTCGGGAAGTCGGCGCAGTTGCCGCTCTACGTGTGGCTGCCCGACGCGATGGCGGGCCCCACACCGGTGTCCGCGCTCATCCACGCCGCGACCATGGTCACCGCCGGTGTGTTCCTGATGACCCGCATGAACCCGATGCTGGCCGCTGCGGCGCCCGAGGTGAGTGTGCTCATCGCCTGGGTCGGCGCGATCACCGCACTGTTCGCGGCCACGATCGCCGTCGCCCAGACCGACATCAAGAAGGTGCTGGCCTACTCGACGGTGTCGCAGCTCGGCTATATGTTCCTCGCCGTCGGTTCGGGCGCATTCGTCGCCGCGATCTTCCACATGGTCACCCACGCCTTCTTCAAGGCGCTCATGTTCCTCGGTTCCGGCTCGGTGATCCACGGCATGCACCACGAGCAGGACATGCGCAAGATGGGTGCCCTCCGCAAGGTGATGCCGGTCACCGCGGCGACGTTCATCATCGGCTGGCTCGCGATCGCCGGCGTGCCGCCGTTCGCCGGCTTCTGGTCGAAAGACGAGATCCTGCTCTTCACGCTGGCCGAACGCGGCCCGGTGCTCTATGCGATCGGTCTCGTCACCGCGGTGCTCACCGCGTTCTACATGACCCGCCAGGTCATCATGGTCTTCTTCGGTGACGCCCGGTGGGGCAGCCACGCCAACGAGGCGGAGGCCGCACATCTCGAGCACGCCGACGACGAGACCGATGGCGCCGAGGCCGATGCGGTCGACGATGCCCACCCGGTCGAGACGCACGGCGCACACGGCGAGTTCAAGCCGCACGAGTCGCCTCCGATCATGCTCTTCCCGCTCGTCGTGCTCGCCGGTCTGGCGATGGTCGGCGGCATCATCCAGTTGCCGTCGTTCGGGTTCATCCCCTCCGACTGGCGTCACAAGCTCGAAGACTGGCTGCACCCGATCGTCGCTCCCGGCGAAGCCGAGATCACCGGCTCGTCGGCGTACGACGCCAAGGAGCTGCTCGCCGTGCTCGCCATCGCGTGTGCGCTCGTCGGGATCGCCGCTGCGGTCGCGATCTACGCCAAGAAGATGGCCAAGCCCGTCGAGCCCGAGATCCTCGCCGACGGCTGGGGCTACGACCGAGCGATCAGCGCGTTCATGGGCGGACCCGGCCGGAAGGCGTTCGACGCCATCGCCTGGTTCGACAAGACCATCGTCGACGGAGCCGTCAACGGTGCCGCGACCACGATCTCCAAGAGCGCCGGCGTCATCCGGCGCGGCCAGACCGGCAACGTCCGCAACTACGCGGGCATCCTCGGCGCCGGTGTCGTGCTGCTGCTCGTCTGGTTCGTGATCGGTCGAGGGGTGCTGTGATGTCCGCGTTGTTCGCTGCCGAGGCCGGGCAGGGCCCGATCGCCTTCCCGATCCTGTCGATGCTGGTGTTCCTGCCGGTCGCCGGTGCCGTCCTGATCACGGTGCTGTCCAAGCACCGCCGTGAGTACGTTCGCCTCGTCGCGGCGATCACGTCGGTCGCCACCGGCGCTATGAGCGTGTGGCTGCTCACCGAGTTCGACGGTGACGACGCCGGGTTCCAGTTCGTCTCGAAACACCCGTGGATCGAGCAGTGGGGTATCTCGTGGCACCTCGGTGTCGACGGCATCTCGCTGTTCCTGATCGTGCTCACGGGTGTGCTGTTCCCGCTCGCGATCATGGGCATCGATCCGCACAACGACGATCCGGCGCAGGACAAGCCGTACTTCGCGTGGCTGCTGCTGCTCGAGGCCGGCGTCATGGGCTCGTTCATGAGCCTCGACCTGTTCCTCTTCTTCGTCTTCTTCGAGATCGTGCTCGTCCCGATGTACTTCCTGATCGGTGGATGGGGATACGAGGGGCGCGTCTACGCCGCGACCAAGTTCTTCCTCTACACGATGATCGGCTCGGCGTTCATGCTCGTGTCGATCATGGCGACGGTCTTCATCGCGAGTCGCAACGGCGTCGACGGGATCACGTTCGACCTCGTCCAGATCGCCGAGAACGCCGACTTCGCGGCGTCGACGGGACGATGGCTGTTCTTCGGATTCGCCGTCGCCTTCGCCGTCAAGGTGCCGATCTTCCCGCTCCACACCTGGCTGCCCGACGCCCATACCCAGGCACCGACCGCCGGTTCGGTCGTCCTCGCCGGTGTCATGCTGAAGCTCGGCACGTACGGCCTCTTGCGGTTCGGCCTCTATCTGTTCCCCGAGGCGTCGTACTGGAGCCGCCATCTGTGGCTCACGCTGGCGGTGATCGGCATCATCTACGGCGCGATCGCGGCGACGATGCAGAAGGATCTCAAGCGCCTCGTCGCCTACTCATCGGTCGCGCACCTCGGCTTTATCGTGCTCGGCACCTTCGCATTCACCACACAGGCGATCACCGGTTCGGTCATGCAGATGGTCAACCACGGCATCTCGACCGGCGCCCTGTTCCTGATGGTCGGGTGGATCTACGAACGACGCAAGACACGCCAGATCAGCGAGCTGAAGGGCATCCAGTCGGTCGCCCCGATCTTCGCGGCCGGGTTCATGGTCGTGATGCTCAGCTCGATCGGCGTGCCGGGCCTCAACGGGTTCGTCGGCGAATACCTGATCCTGATCGGCGCCTTCATGTCGGCGCGCTGGTACGTCGTGATCGCGGCCACCGGAGTGATCCTCGCTGCGCTGTACCTGCTGTGGGCCTACCAGCGCGTGTTCCACGGCGAGCCCGACGAGGCCAACAAGACCTTCGCAGAGCTCAAGCTCAAGGAGGCGGCGGTGCTGGTGCCGTTCCTCGGGATCATCGTCTTCACCGGCGTGTATCCCAAGCCGATGCTCGACCGGATCGAACCGGCGGTCGAATCGTTGATCGAGAGTGTCTCGTCGCGCGGCGGCTTCACCGCCGAGACGCCGGGTGAGTTCGACCCGTCGACCGTCGTGATCGAACACGAAGGTGACGACCACGACGACGACCACGAGGGCGACGAGGGCGACGAGTCGCACGAGGAAGAGAACGAGTGATGTTGGCGCAAGAATTCCTCGCTCCCGAGGTCGAGTGGTACCACCTCAGTCCGATCCTCACGCTGGTGGCCGGCGCCATGTTCCTGCTGGTCGTCGGTGCGCTGACACCCACGTGGCCCCGCAACCTGTACGCGGCCGTCACCTCGCTCACCGCCTCCGCAGCCGGCCTCCTGGCGTTTCTCCAGTGGCGCACGATCGACGACGACGGTCCGTCCACGCTGCTGAGCCGTGCGCTCGCGTTCGACACGTTCGCGCAGTACCTCACGATCACGATCTGCGTGGCGACATTGCTCGTCTCGCTGGTCACCGCCGACGAGCTGCACCGCACCGGCCGTGACGGGCCCGAGGTGTACGCCCTGTTCCTGGTGGCCGCAACCGGCGCCGTCGTCATGGGTGCCGCCAACGATCTGATCGTGCTGTTCCTCGGTCTCGAGACGCTGTCGCTCGCCCTGTACGTCCTCGCCGCCAGCGATCGTGACCGGTCGGCCAGCCAGGAGTCGGGCATCAAGTACTTCGTGCTCGGCGGCTTCGCCTCTGCCTTCTTCCTGTACGGCATCGCGCTGATCTACGGCGGCACGCAGTCGACCAACATCGGCGAGATCATCGCGTCGTTCCAATCGAGTGTGCTCATCGACGGCCAGGACACGCTCGTCCTCGCGGGCATCGCACTGCTGATCGTCGGACTCGCGTTCAAGGTGGCGGCGGTGCCGTTCCACGTCTGGACCCCCGACGTCTACCAGGGCGCCCCCACGAACGTCACGGCGTTCATGGCCTCGGTCGGCAAGGCCGGAGCGTTCGCGGCGATGCTGCGCGTGCTCGTGATCGCCCTGCCGTTCCACCGCGACGACTGGCGGCCGGCGATCTGGGTGCTGGCGCTCCTGACCCTCGTCATCGGTTCGGTGCTCGCGGTCGTCCAGACCGACGTCAAGCGCATGCTGGCGTATTCGTCGATCAGCCACGCCGGGTTCATCCTGGTCGGCGTCGAGGCGGCGGGGCACGACGCCGGCGAGTTCGTGCTCGGCGACGGCATGCCGAGCGTGCTCACCTATCTGCTGCTGTACTCCGTGCTGACGGTCGGTTCGTTCGCGGTGGTCGCCCTCGTCGGTCGGAGCAACGGCGGCGACACGTCGCTCGATGCGTTCAAGGGGCTCGCCAAGCGCCGCCCGGCGCTGACGCTCGGCCTCACGGTCTTCCTGCTCGCCCAGGCAGGCGTGCCGCTCACCTCGGGCTTCGTCGCGAAGTGGGGCGTCATCCAGGCCGCCGTCGAACAGGAGAGTTACGCGATCGCGATCGTCGCCATGGTCGCTGCGGTCGTCGCGGCGTTCCTGTACCTGCGGATCATGGTGAACGCCTGGCTCGAGCCCAGCGGCGAGGCGACCGAGCAGGAGGCCGTGCCGTTCGCGACCGGCTTGGCCGTCGCCCTCGCCGCCGCGTTCACGATCTTCATCGGTGTTTGGCCCAACTGGCTCCTCGACGCCGCCGAATCGGTCACCCAGTACGCACGCTGACGCTTGACGGACCCCGTGCCGTCGGGCATCGTGGGTGCATGTCGGATCGTCGTCGTGTGCTCGTGCCGCAGGCGCTGGGTGCTGACGAGTTCCTGCGGGTCACCTGGCACGACGGCCGGCGGCTGATGGTCTTCTCGCAGTGGGACGGCGACCGGTGCGTGGCGGCGACGCCCGTCAAGGTCGAGCAGCTCGGTGAACTGGCCGAACTCGTCGTCACGGCGTTCACCCGGTCGGCTGCTCAGGGCCCCGAAGCATGGCCTGCTCCGCTCGGCGCCGACGTCGTGGCCCTCGATCCGTCACCGGCCGAGTGGCGTGCGGACGAGGTCAGGCCGGCTTGATGCCCGGCGGCGGGTTGCCCGTCGCCTTCTCCCACGCTGCCGCAGCGGTGCGCTTCGACACCACGCGGGCGAGACCGGCGCCGATGCCCGATGCGACGCCCCACGCGAGCGCGTCGGTCCAGTTGATGCGCCGGTCGGCAGGGTTCAGCGGGGGTTGATTACTGCCCGGCCACATCGTGCTCAGCAGGTTGCGGACGGCGATGGCGGCGGCGGCGCCCGTCACCAGACTCAGGGCTTTCCAGCTGAACGATTCCATGCCACGGCGGTACCCGGCCGCGGCCACCCCGAAACGACGGGTCAGTCGGTCCCGATCGGCCGGTCGACGACGGTCGGGTCGGGGATTCGTGAGCGGATCGCCCAGTTGAACGACTTCCATCCTTGGGTCGGGTCGGCGATCGAGACCTTGCACCGCTCGGCGTCGTCATCGCTGATCGGTTCGGCGCCGGCCGCCTTCACGTGGACCTCGGCGACCCGCTCGGCCATCAGGAACCACCCGATCGCCTCGTCGATGCTGCCGCCGACGGTCAGGAGGCCGTGGGCGCGGAGGATCGCGAGCTTGGTGTCGCCCAGCG encodes:
- the nuoL gene encoding NADH-quinone oxidoreductase subunit L yields the protein MLDVIWLIPAFPLAGFLLILLFGRRLGEPRSGYLAATMVLLSFVVSVGAYFDLLSMSEEERSHVESLFSWVPVDSLQIDMAFLADPLSITMCLFVTGIGFLIHLFAIGYMHGDPKFSKFFLYLNLFVLSMTLLVLGENLLVTFLGWEGVGTCSYLLISFWHTKDANASAGKKAFVTNRIGDWGFMLAMFLGFQAIGSVSYLNLNLAAESGAIGQSTATGISMLLFVGAVGKSAQLPLYVWLPDAMAGPTPVSALIHAATMVTAGVFLMTRMNPMLAAAAPEVSVLIAWVGAITALFAATIAVAQTDIKKVLAYSTVSQLGYMFLAVGSGAFVAAIFHMVTHAFFKALMFLGSGSVIHGMHHEQDMRKMGALRKVMPVTAATFIIGWLAIAGVPPFAGFWSKDEILLFTLAERGPVLYAIGLVTAVLTAFYMTRQVIMVFFGDARWGSHANEAEAAHLEHADDETDGAEADAVDDAHPVETHGAHGEFKPHESPPIMLFPLVVLAGLAMVGGIIQLPSFGFIPSDWRHKLEDWLHPIVAPGEAEITGSSAYDAKELLAVLAIACALVGIAAAVAIYAKKMAKPVEPEILADGWGYDRAISAFMGGPGRKAFDAIAWFDKTIVDGAVNGAATTISKSAGVIRRGQTGNVRNYAGILGAGVVLLLVWFVIGRGVL
- a CDS encoding NADH-quinone oxidoreductase subunit M, encoding MSALFAAEAGQGPIAFPILSMLVFLPVAGAVLITVLSKHRREYVRLVAAITSVATGAMSVWLLTEFDGDDAGFQFVSKHPWIEQWGISWHLGVDGISLFLIVLTGVLFPLAIMGIDPHNDDPAQDKPYFAWLLLLEAGVMGSFMSLDLFLFFVFFEIVLVPMYFLIGGWGYEGRVYAATKFFLYTMIGSAFMLVSIMATVFIASRNGVDGITFDLVQIAENADFAASTGRWLFFGFAVAFAVKVPIFPLHTWLPDAHTQAPTAGSVVLAGVMLKLGTYGLLRFGLYLFPEASYWSRHLWLTLAVIGIIYGAIAATMQKDLKRLVAYSSVAHLGFIVLGTFAFTTQAITGSVMQMVNHGISTGALFLMVGWIYERRKTRQISELKGIQSVAPIFAAGFMVVMLSSIGVPGLNGFVGEYLILIGAFMSARWYVVIAATGVILAALYLLWAYQRVFHGEPDEANKTFAELKLKEAAVLVPFLGIIVFTGVYPKPMLDRIEPAVESLIESVSSRGGFTAETPGEFDPSTVVIEHEGDDHDDDHEGDEGDESHEEENE
- a CDS encoding NADH-quinone oxidoreductase subunit N, translated to MLAQEFLAPEVEWYHLSPILTLVAGAMFLLVVGALTPTWPRNLYAAVTSLTASAAGLLAFLQWRTIDDDGPSTLLSRALAFDTFAQYLTITICVATLLVSLVTADELHRTGRDGPEVYALFLVAATGAVVMGAANDLIVLFLGLETLSLALYVLAASDRDRSASQESGIKYFVLGGFASAFFLYGIALIYGGTQSTNIGEIIASFQSSVLIDGQDTLVLAGIALLIVGLAFKVAAVPFHVWTPDVYQGAPTNVTAFMASVGKAGAFAAMLRVLVIALPFHRDDWRPAIWVLALLTLVIGSVLAVVQTDVKRMLAYSSISHAGFILVGVEAAGHDAGEFVLGDGMPSVLTYLLLYSVLTVGSFAVVALVGRSNGGDTSLDAFKGLAKRRPALTLGLTVFLLAQAGVPLTSGFVAKWGVIQAAVEQESYAIAIVAMVAAVVAAFLYLRIMVNAWLEPSGEATEQEAVPFATGLAVALAAAFTIFIGVWPNWLLDAAESVTQYAR
- a CDS encoding DUF4235 domain-containing protein, which produces MESFSWKALSLVTGAAAAIAVRNLLSTMWPGSNQPPLNPADRRINWTDALAWGVASGIGAGLARVVSKRTAAAAWEKATGNPPPGIKPA